Proteins from one Pseudomonas grandcourensis genomic window:
- the murB gene encoding UDP-N-acetylmuramate dehydrogenase — MSLQVQSQVSLKPFNSFGVDVQARLFAEAHSDADVREALAYGLEHKVPVLVIGGGSNLLLTADIESLVLRMATRGIRVLSDEGGKVVIEAEAGEPWHPFVQHTLSVGLSGLENLSLIPGTVGAAPMQNIGAYGVEIKDVFAGLTALDRQTGELRDFTLQECNFAYRDSLFKQEPGRWLILRVRFALDRAAHLHLEYGPVRQRLTEQGIEHPTASDVSQAICSIRNEKLPDPAVLGNAGSFFKNPLVSAALAARLKGEYPDLVAYAQPDGQMKLAAGWLIERAGWKGFREADAGVHKLQALVLVNYGGATGLQLLNLAQRIQKDIFERFHVDLEMEPNRY; from the coding sequence ATGAGTTTGCAGGTTCAATCGCAGGTTTCGCTCAAGCCGTTCAACAGCTTTGGCGTGGATGTCCAGGCCCGGTTGTTTGCCGAGGCCCATAGCGACGCCGATGTGCGCGAAGCCCTGGCCTACGGGCTGGAGCACAAGGTCCCGGTGCTGGTTATCGGCGGCGGCAGCAACCTGCTGCTGACGGCGGACATCGAATCGCTGGTGCTGCGCATGGCCACGCGCGGGATTCGCGTGCTGAGCGATGAGGGCGGCAAAGTGGTGATCGAGGCCGAGGCGGGCGAGCCCTGGCATCCTTTTGTGCAACACACACTGTCCGTGGGGCTCTCCGGCCTGGAAAACCTCAGCCTGATTCCCGGCACGGTCGGTGCGGCACCGATGCAGAACATCGGCGCTTATGGCGTCGAGATCAAGGACGTGTTCGCCGGCCTGACCGCCCTTGATCGCCAGACCGGCGAACTGCGTGACTTCACATTGCAAGAGTGCAACTTCGCCTACCGCGACAGCCTGTTCAAGCAGGAACCGGGGCGTTGGTTGATCCTGCGTGTGCGTTTCGCCCTCGACCGCGCCGCGCATCTGCACCTGGAGTACGGCCCGGTGCGTCAGCGCCTGACCGAACAAGGCATCGAGCATCCGACTGCCAGCGATGTCAGCCAGGCCATTTGCAGCATTCGCAACGAAAAACTCCCGGACCCGGCCGTACTCGGCAATGCCGGCAGCTTCTTCAAGAACCCTCTGGTGTCGGCGGCGCTGGCTGCACGGCTCAAGGGCGAATACCCGGACCTGGTGGCCTATGCGCAACCCGACGGGCAGATGAAGCTGGCCGCCGGTTGGCTGATCGAGCGGGCAGGGTGGAAAGGATTCCGTGAGGCTGATGCTGGCGTGCATAAATTGCAGGCGCTGGTGCTGGTCAACTATGGCGGCGCGACGGGCCTGCAATTGCTGAACCTGGCTCAGCGCATCCAGAAAGACATTTTCGAGCGTTTCCATGTCGATCTGGAAATGGAGCCAAACCGCTATTGA
- a CDS encoding low molecular weight protein-tyrosine-phosphatase, with the protein MRVLFVCLGNICRSPTAEGVLRHKLREAGLADQVEVASAGTGDWHVGKAPDKRSQAAAKLRGYDLSAQRAQQVSRADFATYDLILAMDNSNLRNLKALQPAKGKAELDLFLRRYQSPVDEVPDPYYDGEQGFEQVLDLIEHASDLLVIELKGRL; encoded by the coding sequence ATGCGGGTTCTGTTTGTCTGCCTGGGCAACATCTGCCGTTCACCCACGGCCGAAGGCGTGCTGCGGCATAAACTGCGCGAGGCCGGTTTGGCCGATCAGGTTGAAGTGGCCTCCGCCGGCACCGGCGACTGGCATGTCGGCAAGGCGCCGGACAAGCGCAGTCAGGCTGCGGCGAAGCTGCGCGGTTATGACTTGTCCGCCCAGCGCGCCCAGCAAGTCAGCCGTGCCGATTTCGCCACCTACGACCTGATCCTGGCGATGGACAACAGCAACCTGCGCAACCTCAAGGCCTTGCAACCGGCCAAGGGCAAGGCCGAACTGGACCTGTTCCTGCGTCGCTACCAGTCGCCGGTCGATGAAGTGCCGGACCCGTACTACGACGGCGAGCAAGGCTTCGAGCAGGTGCTGGACCTGATCGAGCACGCCAGTGATTTGCTGGTGATCGAATTGAAGGGACGGTTATGA
- the kdsB gene encoding 3-deoxy-manno-octulosonate cytidylyltransferase produces the protein MTTAFTVVIPSRYASTRLPGKPMLLIAGKPMIQHVWEQASKSSAERVVVATDDARIVEACKGFGAEVVLTREDHNSGTDRLAEVATKLGLAPDAIVVNVQGDEPLIPPSVIDQVAANLAAHAEARMATLAEPIEDVDTLFNPNVVKVVSDLNGLALTFSRSTLPWARDAFAVNPEQLPEGVPYRRHIGIYAYRAGFLQDFVSWGPCWLENTECLEQLRALWHGVRIHVADALIAPPAGVDTVEDLERVRRLLEA, from the coding sequence ATGACCACAGCCTTTACCGTCGTCATTCCATCGCGTTACGCCTCCACCCGCCTGCCGGGCAAACCGATGCTGCTGATCGCCGGCAAGCCGATGATCCAGCACGTCTGGGAACAGGCGAGCAAAAGCAGCGCCGAACGGGTGGTGGTGGCCACCGACGACGCGCGCATCGTCGAGGCCTGCAAAGGCTTTGGTGCCGAAGTGGTGCTGACTCGTGAAGATCACAACTCCGGCACCGATCGCCTGGCCGAAGTCGCGACGAAGCTGGGCCTGGCGCCCGACGCCATCGTGGTCAACGTCCAGGGCGACGAGCCGCTGATCCCGCCGAGCGTGATCGATCAGGTGGCCGCCAACCTGGCGGCCCACGCCGAAGCGCGCATGGCCACCCTGGCCGAGCCGATCGAAGACGTGGACACCCTGTTCAATCCCAACGTGGTCAAGGTCGTCAGCGACCTCAATGGCCTGGCGCTGACGTTCAGCCGTTCCACCTTGCCTTGGGCGCGGGATGCCTTTGCCGTGAACCCTGAGCAGTTGCCCGAAGGTGTGCCATACCGCCGCCATATCGGCATCTATGCCTACCGCGCCGGTTTCCTGCAGGATTTCGTCAGTTGGGGGCCATGCTGGCTGGAAAACACCGAGTGTCTGGAACAGCTGCGTGCCCTGTGGCACGGCGTGCGGATCCACGTGGCCGACGCACTGATCGCGCCGCCAGCCGGCGTCGATACCGTTGAAGACCTTGAGCGCGTTCGTCGCCTGCTGGAGGCGTGA
- a CDS encoding Trm112 family protein, translated as MDTKLLDILACPVCKGPLKLSADKTELISKGAGLAYPIRDGIPVMLESEARTLTTDERLDK; from the coding sequence ATGGACACCAAATTGCTCGATATCCTCGCTTGCCCGGTCTGCAAAGGCCCGCTCAAGCTCAGCGCCGACAAGACCGAGCTGATCAGCAAGGGCGCAGGCCTGGCTTACCCGATTCGCGACGGCATCCCGGTGATGCTCGAATCCGAAGCGCGCACCCTGACCACCGATGAGCGCCTGGATAAATGA
- the lpxK gene encoding tetraacyldisaccharide 4'-kinase: MAMSNRLLAAWYAGHPALKLLQPLEWLYRRVVMNKRKRFLAGEGEIYQPPVPLIVVGNITVGGTGKTPLILWMIEHCQRSGLRVGVVSRGYGAKPPQLPWRVEAEQSADVAGDEPLLIVQRTGVPLMIDPNRSNAVKALLASEPLDLILSDDGMQHYRLARDLELVLIDAARGLGNRRCLPAGPLREPAERLQSVDAVLYNGAVADRDDGFAFQLRPTALVNLRSGERRPLDHFPSGQALHAVAGIGNPQRFFKTLETLHWQPVPHAFADHAEYSVEALNFMPSLPLVMTEKDAVKCRAFAAADWWYLAVDAVPSQAFVAWFDTQLMRLLPARLLP; encoded by the coding sequence ATGGCCATGTCCAATCGATTGCTCGCCGCGTGGTACGCAGGTCATCCGGCCCTGAAGCTGTTGCAGCCGCTGGAGTGGTTGTACCGGCGCGTGGTCATGAACAAGCGCAAGCGCTTTCTGGCGGGTGAGGGCGAGATCTATCAGCCGCCGGTGCCGCTGATCGTGGTCGGCAACATCACCGTGGGTGGCACCGGCAAGACGCCGCTGATTCTGTGGATGATCGAGCACTGCCAGCGCAGCGGCCTGCGGGTCGGCGTGGTCAGCCGTGGCTACGGCGCCAAACCGCCGCAGTTGCCGTGGCGAGTCGAGGCCGAACAGAGCGCCGACGTCGCCGGTGACGAGCCGTTGCTGATCGTCCAGCGCACCGGCGTGCCGCTGATGATCGACCCCAATCGCAGCAACGCCGTCAAAGCCTTGCTGGCCAGTGAGCCGCTGGACCTGATCCTGTCCGACGACGGCATGCAGCACTACCGCCTGGCCCGTGACCTGGAACTGGTGCTGATCGACGCCGCCCGTGGCCTGGGCAACCGCCGTTGCCTGCCTGCCGGGCCATTGCGCGAACCGGCCGAGCGCCTGCAAAGCGTCGACGCGGTGCTCTACAACGGTGCCGTGGCCGACCGCGATGATGGATTTGCCTTTCAATTGCGACCCACCGCGCTGGTCAATCTGCGCAGCGGCGAACGGCGTCCCCTCGACCACTTCCCCAGCGGCCAGGCCCTTCACGCGGTGGCCGGCATCGGCAATCCGCAACGTTTCTTCAAGACCCTCGAAACGCTACACTGGCAGCCGGTTCCACATGCGTTTGCCGACCACGCCGAATACAGCGTGGAGGCTTTGAATTTCATGCCGTCATTGCCGTTGGTGATGACGGAAAAGGACGCGGTGAAATGCCGTGCCTTTGCCGCCGCCGACTGGTGGTACCTGGCAGTCGATGCTGTGCCGTCGCAGGCCTTCGTGGCCTGGTTCGACACACAGCTGATGCGCCTGCTGCCGGCTCGTTTGTTGCCTTAA